A window of Adhaeribacter arboris genomic DNA:
TACGTAACGGGTTTAAAGTTAGGATACATATTCTCCATAGGATTACCCGCTACCACGTTATTATACTGGAGCATAAAAATATGTTCTACTTTATTCTCCGTGGCTTCACTGTGTACCTCATAATAGGTTTGGAAAAGATTTATAACACTAGGATTAGCATTGGCGTAGGTAATTACCTCGAAGGCTTTATCGGCGGCTAATTTATAATACTCCGCGCCTTTGTTTAACGGTTGGCCAGCCATGGTTAAATATACCCGGGCTAACTCTGATTTTACCGCTGCCATGGAGGCATGGCCACTAGCATCCATCCAAGGCAAACCCGATGCTTCGGCCGCCTTCAAATCCTCTACAATTAAATTGTAAATCTCTTGTTGAGGAGTCCGGGTCGGAAAAAAATCTTCCGACTCAATAGTCTGCGGTTCGGTAATTAAGGGAATATCGCCCCATAACCGGACGGCATTAAAGTAAGCCCAAGCGCGTAAAAACCGCGCCTGACCCAATACCCGGTTTTTCTGTCCTTCGTCCATGGGGGTAATATTTGGCACTTTCGACAGCAATTGGTTGGACTGGGCAATTACCCGGTATAAGCCATTCCACCAGTTAATAACGTGTTGGGTATTACCGTCGTAATTCAGTCCGTACAGGTTATTTAAATCCGAATTCTGAGCGGTTTCGGTAGTAGAGGTACCGGTAGGCGCTTCCAGCAATTGCCAGCTGGATGAAAAAATACCGGCTCCATCGTATACAGTTCGCATATCAGCGTACACAGCAGCCAAGGCCGCTTCGGCATGATCCGGAATAGTGTAAAAGTTATCAGGGGTTAAGTTAGACGGTGCTTCTTCGTCCAGAAAATCTTTACAAGAAGTAGGACCAAGCAGTATGGCGCCGCAAAGCAATATCTTGCTTATATTTTTTATTATCGTCAGCTTCATATTTAGATGTCTTTTCTATTTATATGTTATAAAGTAACCTGCAGACCAAACATAAAGGTTCTAGGTTTTGGATAACCGTGCCAGTTAATACCCTGCGAGAAAGCACTGCTATCATCGCCTTGGTTAGTAGGAGTTACTTCCGGATCGCCAACGATATCATCGCCGACAAGCAGGAAAGCATTCTGCACGGAGGCGTATACGCGCAACCGGTTTAAGCGAATTTTATTCGTAAAACCTGCCGGAACAGTATAGCCTAATAAAATATTCCGGCCGCGGATAAAGGAACCATCTTTCACCCAGTGCGAATCTACGTTGGTAACGTAGCCAGCTCTGGTATCACGGATTTCAGCTATATCCGAGTTTTGGTTCTGCGGCGTCCAGGCACCTAAAACAGATTTATAGCTGTTGGCCAAGGCTTGACGGTCTTCGCTGGCGTGTAGGGTAAGATCCAGCACGTCGTTACCATAAGAATATTGCAACTCAACGGTTAAATCCAGGGCTTTATAGCGGAAAGTATTTAAGAGCGCTCCCCAAGCTTTCGGGCTGCCGTTACCAATAATGCTCCGGTCTGCGTCGGTAATAGCGTGGTCGCCGTTCACATCCAGGTATTTAATATCACCGGGCAGGATAGTTAAGCCATTACGGTAGCTGGTAAATTTGGCCGCTTCATCTTTCTCGGCTTCGCTCCATACGCCTAAACGGGTAAGACCCCAGAAAGAGCCTACTGGTTCGCCAATACGAATAATGCTGGTCTGGTTTGTAAAGTTAGGTCCACCCACACCAAAGATATCGGCCGGAGTAGCTAAAGTAAGTACCTTATTCCGGTTCATCGAAATATTAAAGGTAGTGTTCCAGGAGAAATCGCCGGAGTTTACGTTGGTGGTATTTAAAGCCAGTTCAATACCTTTGTTTTCCATGGAGCCTACGTTTTTCCGGATAGAGCCATAACCACTGGTACGCGGCACGGGAGCATCCAACAACATATCGGTAGTTTTACGGTAGTAAACATCGGCTTCTAAGCTAATCCGGTTGTTAAGCAAACCTATTTCTAACCCGGCGTCATACTGAGCAGTTTTTTCCCATTTTAAATCAGGGTTGGCTAAACGGTTAATACCCGTTCCGCTTACCCTTGTATCGTTAAATATAGTAGCAAAATTAGAGCTTAACAGAGCTAAAGAAGAATAAGGCGGTATTTCGGAGTTACCGGTTAAGCCATAACTCGTGCGTAATTTTAAGTTAGAGATCAGACTGTTATCCTTCAAGAAATCTTCTTCCGATATCCGCCAGGCTAAGGCGGCGGAAGGGAAGAAGGCAAATTTATGATTTTCCCCGAATTTAGAAGAACCATCGGCCCGACCGGTTACAGTCAGTAAATATTTATCTTTCAGGCTGTAATTAATCCGGCCAAAGTAAGAGTTAAAGGCACTCCGGGATGCTCCGGAACCAACTTCCGGACGAACTGCGCCGGCACCTAGGTTATTAAAGCCAAAATAATCGGTCGAAAAGCCCCGTACCAGCGCACTAATGTTAAAGAAGTTAGTTTCCTGCCAAGAAATACCCGCTAGTGCCGTAATAGAGTGGATTTCAGCAAACCGCTTATTATAAGTTAAATAATTTTCCAAAGACCAGAAACTTTCTTTCCGGTTACGGGTGGCGGCAAAACCCTGATCGCCGATGGATAAAGTCCGGGTGCTGGATTCGTTGTTTTCCTGAGTCATTACGTTTACTCCCAACACGGTACGCATTTCCAAACCTTTTGCCAGGTTTAAATTAGAAAACAAGCTACCGGTAGTAGTTTGGGTATTTAAAATATACTTCCGGTCGTATAGGCGGTGCATGGAACTCATGGTACCTTCGGCAAAAGGATAATCGCGGTTTTCGGCAAAGATCCCCGTCTCATATCTTACCGGCAAGAAGGGGAAGTCTTCCACAATCTGGCGGGCTACGGCATCGTTAATATCTACCAGGTTTTCGGTTTGGTTATTATAAGCCAGTGAACCGCCTATTTTTAACCATTTTTTCACCTGATCGTCGATGGTAAACCGGCCGGAATAACGTTTCATGTAGGAGGTTCTCACCAGTCCTTCGTCGTCGCGGTAACCCAGCGAAAGCGAATAAGTAGTGCGGTCGTTACCCCCGCTAAAGCCTAACTGGTGGTTTTGAGAAAGTTTATTCTGGGTGGTTTCTTTCAGCCAGTCGGTGTCGTGTAATGGCTGAAGATTGGCATCAAAAACCCCCGGATGAGCGGCGCTAAATTGAGCTCTTCTAATTTTAGGATCTAAATAAGCCCATTTGCCTGCGGCCCAGCCAACCGGGTCGTATTTAGCCATATTGGCCCAGGCCAAATCTTCGGTAGCCAAGTATTCTTTGGCATTTAACGCTTCCGGCCGATTCGGGCCAATGGTATTCACTCCAAAATCCACGTTATAAGTTACTTGACCATCGCCGGATCTGCCTCTTTTAGTTGTAACCAAAATAACGCCGTTTGCCCCTCTGGCACCGTAAATAGCCGTAGAAGAAGCATCTTTCAATACTTCCACGGACACAATGTCATTTGGGTTAATATAGTCAATGGCATTACTAAATTGGGCTTGGTTACCTTGGGGCAGCATTACTCCATCTACCACGTACAAAGGGTTGTTAGAGGAGTTAATAGAGCTAAAGCCCCGCACCCGCACCGTAGTACGGCCCCCCGGACGACCGGAGTTGTTATTTACTTGTACCCCCGCCATCCGGCCGGCTAAGGCTTGGTTTAAGGAAGGAGCCGGCCGCTCTTGTAATTGTTCGGCTTTTACGGTAGCTACCGCCCCAGTTAAATCGGATTTGCGTTGCGTACCGTAACCAATTACTACTACTTCTTCCAGCGCTTTGGTATCGGGTGCCAAGGTTACGTTTATAGTAGCTTGGTTATTAATCGGCACTTCTTTGGTTTGGTACCCGATAAAGGATATAACTAAAGTACCGTTGCCATTAGGAGCGTTCAGCGTAAAACTGCCGCTGGGGTCGGTAGTAGCCCCGTTGGTGGTACCCTTCACCAAAACGGTAGCTCCCGGAACGCCTTCGCCTTTTTCGTCGGATATTTTACCGGAAATAGCTGTTTGCGCAAAAGAGAAGCTAAGAGTACTTAAAAAAATCAAAAGGAAACACGTAAATTTTAAAATGGCTCCAACGGATGGTAGTAACTTAGGTACACCATGGTGGTTCCGGATCTTAGCGGGTAAATTAATTTTCATGTTAATTTCTTTTCCTGGATTAGAATTGCACTTACAGTAGCGGCCAGGTAATAGTACAAGCCGCACAAGAACAGCAGGTTAGGAATTAAAACCTGAACGGAGAGAAAAACAGGTGTTGGGAGAAACCAATCTACGCAAATAGAAAGATGCTGCCACACCAACTGATAAGAAAACAATGGCCTTTTGCCATTTGACGAGAGAAGTATGGTAACTGGTTTATTTCATAGGTGACTTATGGTTTAGTTGGTTTTTAGCATTAATAACTTATAATATTTTAAAGTGAAACTTTAATCGTAAATCTTACGAAGCAATAACAGATTAAAAAGACGTAGAGAAAAAATATTAATTACTGGTTGATAACACTAAATTGTAACCTAAAACCATAAGGAGCGCACGTTTAAAAACTACCTATTTCAGGCGCTGCTCTACCGGGAAGGAAATGCTGTATTAATAGGAAATATAGTTAGAATATTCCGTTAAAAATACGCTTTTTTAACATTTATCAGTAAGCGTTTTTAATATTTATTAATAAAATCATCCTCATTGGAATATTAAAGCTTTGTTTCTTTACTAGTTTATCAATGCAAATAGGAATAACTGTAAAGGCTAAAAACTTACTTCTGACAAAAGCATTCTTTAAGGGGAAAGCTTTATTTTTAAGATCAAATTATACTTTATAAAATCTAATGAAAACCAAGAGGATACCTAAAAGCTATCCCCTTGGTAAGTTTGCTATTAGTTTTTTATCAAAAGAAAATTAAAATCCATTTGACTTAAGAAGTGGATTCGCATTCAAGACCCGGGCCGGTATTGGGAACACGCTCACATCTTTGGCATCTTTCGGTTTAGCCCACCATTCCTCGCCAAACCGGTTCCAACGAACTAAATCAGTGCGCCGGTGCCGCTCGCCAATAAACTCTCGGCCCAATTCGTCTAAAAATTCATCGTCCGTTAAAAGACTTAAGTTATTTACGTAGCTATTAGCTGGCCAGGATTCCGCAGAAAAGTTTCTTTGCCGTACAGCATCTAACAAAACAGCCGCTCCTGCTTTATCGCCTGCCCGGTATTTTGCTTCGGCCAAAGCATAGTAAATCTCCGCTAAACGAATTTCGGGAACTGAATTATTTTGAAACAAACCTTTTGAGTCGGGTAACCACGGAAATTTGAGTAATCTTACGCCCGAGTTTTCTTCGCCGGTAGTAACCATAGAGCCTTTGGTAATTCCGGCCGCCCCTTCAGAAAAGCGACCCACCTGATCTACGTAACGCAATGGCTTGTTATTGTACTCTTCGGTGCCATTAACCATTTTGGTACTGTCAAAGCCAAAGCCTTGGGCTTTATTAAATTCGTATTGCTGGCCAACCAGGAAGAATCCTTCATAATCACCATTGGCGCTAGTAGTCCGGAAAGGCTGTTTCCGTTTATCCTGATCGGAGTACTTTCCGTAAGGTTTTCCTAATTTATAAGGATAAGGGTTGCCCTCCATATCCAACGAAGGAGTTAAGGTAATGCCATTCCAACCACCCCAATCATTATCCAAGGAATACCGGGCTTGGTAATGCATCATGGCGTTGTACATCCAGCCCATTTCGTACAGATTACGCGCGTGCGGGAATTCAAAAATATTTTCCGGAGAGCGATAGCCTTTTATGCCCGAACGGAAAGGTCCCCGATAATCGGAATCAAGGCTGTAAGTACCGTATTTGCCATCAATAATTTCCTGAGCAATTTGAGCCGTTTCCGTGTATTTAGCCGTACCGATCCATTTCTCAGCGTTTAAGTAGAGGCGTACTAACAACGCCGCGGCTCCCCCTTGATCAAACCGGCCCGCTCGGGTATTCTTGGGCAGATTGGGCAATGATTCTTTTACTTCTTTTTCGATATAAGCAAATACTTCCTGCGGAGTGGAGTTTGGATTTAAGGTAGAAGCATCTTCCGAAATAGGCACGTTCCGGAAATAGTCGATCAAAAATAAGTAGAACCAGGCCCGCAACGTTCTCAATTCAGAAATGTGCTGCGTTTTTTCGGCTTCTGTTAAACCTAGTTTAGTGTAATCCAGCTTGTTTATATCGTTAATAATAACGTTACATTGCCCAATTCCTTGGTAAGGACCATTCCAAGCGCCATAAATATGACCATCATCGGAATTCCATGCGTGCCCGTGTAAACGCACCCAGTCACCGCCGTCGTATCCGTGCTTCCCTTTTTGCGGCCATACGAAATGGTCAGCGGTTAATTCAGAAAGCAACCAACGGTCTCCGTCCCATCCAGTCCAATGGCCATGTTCGTAAGGCCGGGTTACCGCGGCAATAATACTATTTCTATCGCTGTAATAATTATTAGCGGTTATAATATCGAAAGGTTCCTCATCCAGATCAGTACAAGCCGGAGTCAGCCAGACAATGGCTACTAATGGTATTAAATATAAAAATTTATATCGGTTCATATTTTTAAGCACTTAAATTCTACACGCACAAATTAAAAAGTTACCTGTACTCCTAAGACAAAATTCCGAGCGATAGGGTACAAGTCGAGACTGCCCAGGCCTGGCTCTAAACCAGTAACACTAATAGCGGCTGGATCCAGACCGGTAAATTTGGTTAGAGTAAATACATTCCGGATAGTGCCATACAACCGGAAATTTTCAATTTGCTTCACGCCTAATTTGGGTGCCCAACCTAAAGTCAAATTATCTAACCGGAAATAGTTACCGCTCTCCAGGAAATAATCGGTAATTACTTTACCAGATTTGATGTGCGCATTACGACCATAAGCATCCTTCAACAGGTTTACCCCTGGTTCGGAAGTAAGCCCATAATACATTTGGTACAAATTAAGAATGTCATAGTCAAAACGGCCCCGGAAAAAGAGGGTCAGGTCGAAGTTGTGATAAGTAAAAGAGTTGTTCCAAGCTACATCGTAGCGCGGCATGCCATGACCAATTTGTGTACGGTCACGGTTCCGGTCACCTTCCTCCGAAGCTTTAATCTTTTCGGTACCTTCCTGGCCATTTTTCCAGATTAAAATGTTACCATCATCATCTACACCGGCGTACTTATAACCATAAAAACTACCTATTTCAGAACCTTCCTGCAAACGGTAGGCCTCCCCGGGGTTACCCGGAGAAGGTAATGATCCTAAATCCTGGTAGTCGGCTCTATAAATGCCACTGGAAAATTCATCCATTCTGGATTTTGCATAAGAAGCAGTAAGACTAGTTGAATAATTAAAAGCTTCGGTATTTACTAATTGGGCATTTAAGGTTAATTCAAAACCACGAGAGCTTTGCGTACCTACGTTCACGTACATCCGGTCGTGGAGATAAGGGGGAACCGGAACCTGGTAATCATTTATTAAATCGCTGCTCTTCCGAATAAAGGCATCAAATGATCCGCTTAGCTTACTAGAAAACAAGGTAAAATCTAACCCGGCATTATAAGCAACGGATCTTTCCCAACGCAAATCGGGGTTGTAATTATTAGCCGGGCCCCATACCTGGATCCATTCTCCCTGGTCGTTTTGATAACGGCCATATCCTGTATAACGAGGCATAGCGGTATAACGATCAAAACCAGAACGGCCAGTTACGCCGTACGATACCCGTAATTTTAAATCGTTAATGACTTTTAGATTTTGAAGACCAGGTAAGTTAGAAATCCGCCAGGCCGCTGAACCAGCCGGGAATAAACCCCATTTATTATTAGGCCCAAACTTGGTATTACCTTCGTACCGTACTGAACCGGTCAAGAAGTAGGTATCGGCAAAGCCATAATTTACCCGGCTCAGAAAACCAATGGTTTTTTCTTTACTTTTCCAGGAATCCATCCCCAACCGACCTGCTTCGTTACTATAAAGCCCCGATTCTAAGTTATTATAAGAAAAAGCATCCGATAAGAAATCCTCATTTTCGGCCCAAAAACCTTGGTTATTAAATTCCTGGTAAGAATATCCAGCTAACGCTTTTAAATCGTGCTTTCCGAAAGTTGCATTGTAATTGCCGGTCCACTCTAAAGTATAATCTCTCCAACGTTCATTCTGAAGTCGGGCCCGACCTAAACGTCCGGAGTTAATGGAACCAGAATTCTGAGAACCATAATACTCTCGACGTAACATATCCTGACTTTGGCGGGCTACCTTGAGATCCGTACTCAAATTTTTCAGAATATTCAGGCGGGTAGTAATATCGATAATGGAATAAGATCGGTCAGCGCCATTTTCGCGGGTGGTTAAATCCTGCACCGGGTTGAACGTATTATACCCCTGTAAATTATTGTACCGTAAAGGGTTGTTAGGGTCCATTAACGGTATCGTCGGATTCAGCTGAACAGCTTGTCTAAAAGCACCATAGTTAGTGTATTCTTCGCCGGCATCGCGGAAAGACAAATTACCGTTAAACTCCAGTAACCCGTCTAATGCCCGCTGCATAAAATTAGCCCGTAGACCGTATTCTTTGCGGTCAGTGGCAATATCAATGCCTTGTTTAGTCCGGTATTGGCCCGAAATCCGAAAAACAGAATTCTCGTTACCCCCGGAAACTGCCAGGGAGTGGTTCTGACCAAAATTATTTTCCCGAATTAGTTCATCGTACCAGTTGGTACGGGCGCCCCGATCCGTATCTCGTTGCTTCTCCAAAAACTCTTCTGCCGAAAGTATATCCGGCTTGACGGCTACAGCATCATGTTCTACATAACTATCATAAGTAACGTTTACTTTACCGCTGCGACCTCTTTTGGTTTGTACCAGAATTACGCCATTAGCTCCCCTTGAACCGTAGATGGCCGCCGAAGCGGCATCGCGCAGTACGGTAATAGATTCAATGTCCTGTTGCGCTACGTTCCGGAGGTCACCACCCGGCATACCATCAATTACTACCAGTGGTCCGTTACCTGCCTTATAGGACGAAGCACCCCTTACCTGAACATCGGTACTCCGGTTCGGGTCAGCCGCCGCTGGGTTAGAAATAGTTACGCCCGGTACTTTTCCATCAATCAATTGCAAAGGACTGTTAACGGCTCCCTGCACAAAATCTTTACTGGTAACGGTAGTTACCGCGCTGGTTAATTCCCGTTTTTGTACGGTACCATAACCTACAATTACTACTTCTTCCAGGGCTTTGGTATCGGGTACTAGGCCAATGTTAAAGGTAGTTTGGTTATTAATGGCTATTTCTTTGGTTTGATAGCCAATAAACGATATTACTAAAGTACCGGTACCATCGGGAGTACTCA
This region includes:
- a CDS encoding SusC/RagA family TonB-linked outer membrane protein, which translates into the protein MKVKIPYKSVACVAAALISFHVNGQQVLSSQLTANNTGTETATSLNKRSSLEGMLKILERKYDVAFFYKDEFVQNKTVVINEKSNRRQSIESELEAILSPLQLKFEKIGANTYVISPVKVSDADKINKEALQLDSAGTARGSYLALLPQSVNIIAEPINTNVAVVLDISGKVTDEKGEGIPGATVLLKGTTTGATTDPNGNFTLSTPDGTGTLVISFIGYQTKEIAINNQTTFNIGLVPDTKALEEVVIVGYGTVQKRELTSAVTTVTSKDFVQGAVNSPLQLIDGKVPGVTISNPAAADPNRSTDVQVRGASSYKAGNGPLVVIDGMPGGDLRNVAQQDIESITVLRDAASAAIYGSRGANGVILVQTKRGRSGKVNVTYDSYVEHDAVAVKPDILSAEEFLEKQRDTDRGARTNWYDELIRENNFGQNHSLAVSGGNENSVFRISGQYRTKQGIDIATDRKEYGLRANFMQRALDGLLEFNGNLSFRDAGEEYTNYGAFRQAVQLNPTIPLMDPNNPLRYNNLQGYNTFNPVQDLTTRENGADRSYSIIDITTRLNILKNLSTDLKVARQSQDMLRREYYGSQNSGSINSGRLGRARLQNERWRDYTLEWTGNYNATFGKHDLKALAGYSYQEFNNQGFWAENEDFLSDAFSYNNLESGLYSNEAGRLGMDSWKSKEKTIGFLSRVNYGFADTYFLTGSVRYEGNTKFGPNNKWGLFPAGSAAWRISNLPGLQNLKVINDLKLRVSYGVTGRSGFDRYTAMPRYTGYGRYQNDQGEWIQVWGPANNYNPDLRWERSVAYNAGLDFTLFSSKLSGSFDAFIRKSSDLINDYQVPVPPYLHDRMYVNVGTQSSRGFELTLNAQLVNTEAFNYSTSLTASYAKSRMDEFSSGIYRADYQDLGSLPSPGNPGEAYRLQEGSEIGSFYGYKYAGVDDDGNILIWKNGQEGTEKIKASEEGDRNRDRTQIGHGMPRYDVAWNNSFTYHNFDLTLFFRGRFDYDILNLYQMYYGLTSEPGVNLLKDAYGRNAHIKSGKVITDYFLESGNYFRLDNLTLGWAPKLGVKQIENFRLYGTIRNVFTLTKFTGLDPAAISVTGLEPGLGSLDLYPIARNFVLGVQVTF
- a CDS encoding SusC/RagA family TonB-linked outer membrane protein; its protein translation is MKINLPAKIRNHHGVPKLLPSVGAILKFTCFLLIFLSTLSFSFAQTAISGKISDEKGEGVPGATVLVKGTTNGATTDPSGSFTLNAPNGNGTLVISFIGYQTKEVPINNQATINVTLAPDTKALEEVVVIGYGTQRKSDLTGAVATVKAEQLQERPAPSLNQALAGRMAGVQVNNNSGRPGGRTTVRVRGFSSINSSNNPLYVVDGVMLPQGNQAQFSNAIDYINPNDIVSVEVLKDASSTAIYGARGANGVILVTTKRGRSGDGQVTYNVDFGVNTIGPNRPEALNAKEYLATEDLAWANMAKYDPVGWAAGKWAYLDPKIRRAQFSAAHPGVFDANLQPLHDTDWLKETTQNKLSQNHQLGFSGGNDRTTYSLSLGYRDDEGLVRTSYMKRYSGRFTIDDQVKKWLKIGGSLAYNNQTENLVDINDAVARQIVEDFPFLPVRYETGIFAENRDYPFAEGTMSSMHRLYDRKYILNTQTTTGSLFSNLNLAKGLEMRTVLGVNVMTQENNESSTRTLSIGDQGFAATRNRKESFWSLENYLTYNKRFAEIHSITALAGISWQETNFFNISALVRGFSTDYFGFNNLGAGAVRPEVGSGASRSAFNSYFGRINYSLKDKYLLTVTGRADGSSKFGENHKFAFFPSAALAWRISEEDFLKDNSLISNLKLRTSYGLTGNSEIPPYSSLALLSSNFATIFNDTRVSGTGINRLANPDLKWEKTAQYDAGLEIGLLNNRISLEADVYYRKTTDMLLDAPVPRTSGYGSIRKNVGSMENKGIELALNTTNVNSGDFSWNTTFNISMNRNKVLTLATPADIFGVGGPNFTNQTSIIRIGEPVGSFWGLTRLGVWSEAEKDEAAKFTSYRNGLTILPGDIKYLDVNGDHAITDADRSIIGNGSPKAWGALLNTFRYKALDLTVELQYSYGNDVLDLTLHASEDRQALANSYKSVLGAWTPQNQNSDIAEIRDTRAGYVTNVDSHWVKDGSFIRGRNILLGYTVPAGFTNKIRLNRLRVYASVQNAFLLVGDDIVGDPEVTPTNQGDDSSAFSQGINWHGYPKPRTFMFGLQVTL
- a CDS encoding RagB/SusD family nutrient uptake outer membrane protein — encoded protein: MNRYKFLYLIPLVAIVWLTPACTDLDEEPFDIITANNYYSDRNSIIAAVTRPYEHGHWTGWDGDRWLLSELTADHFVWPQKGKHGYDGGDWVRLHGHAWNSDDGHIYGAWNGPYQGIGQCNVIINDINKLDYTKLGLTEAEKTQHISELRTLRAWFYLFLIDYFRNVPISEDASTLNPNSTPQEVFAYIEKEVKESLPNLPKNTRAGRFDQGGAAALLVRLYLNAEKWIGTAKYTETAQIAQEIIDGKYGTYSLDSDYRGPFRSGIKGYRSPENIFEFPHARNLYEMGWMYNAMMHYQARYSLDNDWGGWNGITLTPSLDMEGNPYPYKLGKPYGKYSDQDKRKQPFRTTSANGDYEGFFLVGQQYEFNKAQGFGFDSTKMVNGTEEYNNKPLRYVDQVGRFSEGAAGITKGSMVTTGEENSGVRLLKFPWLPDSKGLFQNNSVPEIRLAEIYYALAEAKYRAGDKAGAAVLLDAVRQRNFSAESWPANSYVNNLSLLTDDEFLDELGREFIGERHRRTDLVRWNRFGEEWWAKPKDAKDVSVFPIPARVLNANPLLKSNGF
- a CDS encoding RagB/SusD family nutrient uptake outer membrane protein: MKLTIIKNISKILLCGAILLGPTSCKDFLDEEAPSNLTPDNFYTIPDHAEAALAAVYADMRTVYDGAGIFSSSWQLLEAPTGTSTTETAQNSDLNNLYGLNYDGNTQHVINWWNGLYRVIAQSNQLLSKVPNITPMDEGQKNRVLGQARFLRAWAYFNAVRLWGDIPLITEPQTIESEDFFPTRTPQQEIYNLIVEDLKAAEASGLPWMDASGHASMAAVKSELARVYLTMAGQPLNKGAEYYKLAADKAFEVITYANANPSVINLFQTYYEVHSEATENKVEHIFMLQYNNVVAGNPMENMYPNFKPVTYNGPGGTGSTIPTPAFYASYEPGDLRAKNQEGYFYTSYYTNGNGDEFQLGAPYIFKHFNLTSSGTVITKIEPNGTITKTSVNGTRNNNLNVPQIRYAEVLLIYAEAQNEVGGPTVDTYEAINKVRRRAKIPELNGLSQQQFREAVWQERWHELCYEQITWFDMVRLRKVYNETTKGFDDFVGHVNKSSNQPLTAKNLLFPVPVPEIRNNSNLTQNPDYK